One window of Arthrobacter oryzae genomic DNA carries:
- a CDS encoding MFS transporter has translation MTSTVGTPADVQVHKSHLRTLIGTGIGNAVEWYDWAIYATFSPFIASALFSKADPTSAFLATLAIFAVGFVARPFGGFVFGWIGDRIGRKTSMTFAVGLAALGSLLIGIAPTFEAVGAFASVMLLVARLIQGLAHGGELPSSQTYLSEMAPKEKRGFWATLIYTSGTAGILAGTLLGAVLSNVLSQADMNAWGWRIPFLIGGALGVYALVMRARMRETEAFAAETPKEKHEPMWPQIYRHRKQALQVIGLTVGLTVSYYIWGVVAPSYAATALKMDRGEALWAGVIANIVFIAALPFWGKLSDRIGRKPVLIAGSAGAALFHFPMTWLLKDSPWQLAVTMSVMLFFIAASAAIVPAVYAELFPTKIRTVGVGVPYSICVAAFGGTAPYLQTWLGTIGQANLFNVYAVLLLLVGIAFVFTIPETKGKDLTH, from the coding sequence ATGACTTCCACCGTAGGCACGCCAGCCGACGTCCAGGTCCACAAATCCCATCTGCGCACCCTCATCGGCACCGGCATCGGCAACGCCGTCGAATGGTACGACTGGGCCATCTACGCAACATTCTCGCCCTTCATCGCGAGTGCACTGTTCAGCAAGGCGGATCCGACGTCGGCCTTCCTCGCCACCCTGGCGATCTTCGCCGTCGGATTCGTGGCCCGTCCGTTCGGCGGCTTCGTATTCGGCTGGATCGGTGACCGGATAGGCCGCAAGACGTCCATGACGTTCGCGGTGGGGCTCGCCGCACTGGGCAGCCTGCTGATCGGCATTGCCCCGACCTTCGAAGCCGTGGGAGCCTTCGCATCCGTGATGCTGCTGGTGGCCCGCCTGATCCAGGGCCTGGCCCACGGCGGCGAGCTGCCGTCGTCGCAGACCTACCTCTCCGAGATGGCCCCCAAGGAAAAGCGCGGCTTCTGGGCCACGCTGATCTACACCTCCGGCACCGCCGGAATCCTGGCCGGAACCTTGCTCGGGGCCGTCCTGTCCAACGTCCTGAGCCAGGCCGACATGAACGCGTGGGGCTGGCGCATCCCCTTCCTGATCGGCGGCGCGCTGGGTGTCTATGCCCTGGTGATGCGGGCACGGATGAGGGAAACCGAGGCCTTCGCAGCCGAAACGCCCAAGGAAAAGCACGAGCCGATGTGGCCGCAGATCTACCGGCACCGCAAGCAGGCACTGCAGGTCATCGGACTGACCGTCGGCCTGACCGTGAGCTACTACATCTGGGGCGTCGTGGCGCCGAGCTACGCCGCCACCGCGCTGAAGATGGACCGCGGCGAAGCCCTCTGGGCCGGGGTGATTGCCAACATCGTCTTCATCGCCGCCCTGCCGTTCTGGGGCAAACTGTCGGACCGCATCGGCCGCAAGCCGGTCCTGATCGCGGGTTCAGCCGGCGCCGCGCTGTTCCACTTCCCCATGACCTGGCTGCTGAAGGACTCCCCCTGGCAGCTGGCCGTCACGATGTCCGTGATGCTGTTCTTCATCGCCGCCAGCGCGGCCATCGTTCCGGCCGTCTACGCCGAGCTCTTCCCCACCAAGATCCGCACCGTCGGCGTCGGGGTCCCCTACTCCATCTGCGTCGCGGCCTTCGGAGGCACTGCCCCGTACCTGCAGACCTGGCTGGGCACCATCGGACAGGCCAACCTGTTCAACGTCTACGCCGTGCTCCTGCTGCTGGTGGGCATCGCGTTCGTCTTCACCATCCCTGAGACCAAGGGCAAGGACCTGACGCACTAG
- a CDS encoding MFS transporter produces the protein MNAEERPEGLQLDESATPGTAAGADRAGLDGHRLQRHVVSVLVCGQILGGIGMGATLSLGSLLAAQLSGSNAWSGMAATMSTLGAAFAAVPLARLAQARGRRISLSTGALIAGAGAVLAISSAALGLFPLLLVGLMLLGAGSAVNLQARFAATDLSRPGSRGRDLSIVVWSTTIGAVLGPNLFGPGETVGAALGLPPLTGAFAFSVAAQLAAAVVYSTGLRPDPLLTAMASRVPDLAAPRPQSGLRILRRNPRARYAVAAVALSHAAMVALMSMTPVHLKDHGASLTVVGLTISLHIAGMYALSPVFGWMADKAGRLRTILLGQAMLLVSLMLAGLAPDSGTAVTASLILLGLGWSASVVAGSALVAESAHVQDRPAIQGVSDLSMNAAGATGGALAGPVLAAVGYSGLGFLSTALVAAVIIWTFLQPKQ, from the coding sequence ATGAACGCAGAGGAACGGCCGGAAGGCCTGCAGCTAGACGAGTCCGCCACACCGGGAACGGCGGCCGGAGCGGACCGGGCCGGACTGGATGGCCACCGCCTTCAACGCCACGTGGTATCCGTTCTCGTCTGCGGCCAGATCCTCGGCGGCATCGGCATGGGGGCAACCCTCTCCCTGGGATCCCTGCTGGCGGCACAGCTCTCCGGATCGAACGCATGGTCCGGCATGGCAGCCACCATGAGCACCCTCGGCGCCGCTTTCGCCGCTGTCCCGCTGGCCCGCCTGGCCCAGGCCCGCGGCCGGCGGATCTCGCTGTCCACCGGCGCCCTGATCGCCGGAGCGGGAGCCGTCCTGGCCATCAGCTCCGCCGCACTGGGCCTTTTTCCGTTGCTGCTGGTGGGCCTGATGCTCCTCGGCGCGGGCTCCGCAGTAAACCTGCAGGCACGTTTCGCCGCAACCGACCTGTCCCGCCCGGGGTCCCGGGGCCGTGACCTCTCCATAGTCGTATGGTCCACAACCATCGGTGCGGTCCTGGGGCCGAACCTCTTCGGCCCTGGCGAGACAGTCGGTGCCGCCCTCGGCCTTCCCCCGCTGACCGGCGCTTTCGCCTTTTCCGTCGCCGCCCAGCTGGCTGCCGCCGTCGTCTATTCCACCGGCCTGCGGCCGGACCCCCTGCTCACCGCCATGGCCTCACGCGTGCCCGACCTCGCAGCACCCCGGCCACAAAGCGGCCTGCGGATTCTGCGGCGCAACCCCCGGGCGCGGTATGCCGTGGCCGCTGTCGCGCTCAGCCACGCCGCCATGGTGGCGCTGATGTCCATGACGCCCGTGCACCTGAAAGACCACGGGGCCAGCCTCACGGTGGTCGGACTGACGATCAGCCTGCACATTGCCGGCATGTACGCGCTGTCTCCCGTTTTCGGCTGGATGGCGGATAAAGCCGGCCGGCTGCGCACCATCCTGCTGGGCCAGGCCATGCTGCTGGTTTCACTCATGCTGGCCGGGCTGGCTCCGGACTCCGGCACGGCCGTCACCGCTAGCCTGATCCTGCTGGGGCTGGGCTGGTCCGCCTCTGTTGTTGCCGGGTCGGCGCTGGTGGCCGAGTCCGCGCATGTGCAGGACCGGCCGGCGATCCAGGGTGTTTCGGACCTGAGCATGAACGCGGCCGGGGCAACCGGCGGCGCGCTGGCCGGTCCGGTGCTGGCCGCCGTCGGGTACTCCGGGCTTGGATTCCTTTCCACCGCACTGGTGGCCGCCGTGATCATCTGGACTTTCCTGCAACCCAAACAATGA
- a CDS encoding ABC transporter substrate-binding protein, producing MSSHQNPEGSTRIVAGQTSKPQSSNPKRKRALGIGIAAGLVALIAGGAAVASSLSGTTGNTAAQPAAAAAAPAAELRLGYFGNVTHAPALVGVKEGFIAKSLGETKLSTQVFNAGPAAIEALNAGAIDATYIGPNPAINSFVKSQGESVSIIAGAAAGGAQLVVKPGIGSAADLKGTTLSTPQLGGTQDVALRAWLAAQGYKTNTDGSGDVAINPTENAQTLKLFQDGKLDGAWLPEPWASRLVLQAGAKVLVDEKELWDGSLTGKPGEFPTTILIVNKKFAAAHPETVKALLKGHAESVTWLNSAAADEKSTVINAALKEASGAELKPDVIERSLKNIVFTVDPLAGAYKKLLQDGVDAGTTRQADINGIFDLAALNSVTTETGANQVSAAGLGKD from the coding sequence ATGTCATCGCATCAGAACCCCGAAGGATCCACCCGCATCGTTGCGGGGCAAACCTCCAAGCCCCAAAGCTCCAATCCGAAGCGCAAGCGCGCCCTCGGAATCGGCATCGCCGCGGGCCTCGTGGCACTCATCGCCGGCGGCGCGGCAGTGGCATCGTCGCTGTCCGGCACCACGGGCAATACCGCAGCGCAGCCGGCGGCCGCAGCCGCAGCACCCGCGGCGGAGTTGAGGCTGGGCTATTTCGGCAACGTCACGCACGCCCCGGCCCTGGTGGGGGTGAAGGAAGGCTTTATTGCGAAGAGCCTGGGGGAGACGAAGCTGAGCACGCAGGTGTTCAACGCCGGGCCGGCGGCGATCGAGGCGCTGAACGCCGGGGCCATTGATGCGACGTATATCGGGCCGAATCCGGCGATCAACTCGTTCGTGAAGAGCCAGGGCGAGTCCGTCAGCATCATTGCCGGTGCCGCGGCCGGCGGTGCGCAGCTGGTGGTCAAGCCCGGGATCGGTTCGGCCGCGGACCTGAAGGGCACGACCCTGTCAACGCCGCAGCTGGGCGGCACCCAGGATGTGGCGCTGCGGGCGTGGCTCGCCGCGCAGGGTTACAAGACCAACACCGACGGCAGCGGCGACGTCGCGATCAACCCGACCGAGAACGCGCAGACGCTGAAGCTGTTCCAGGACGGCAAGCTCGACGGCGCATGGCTGCCTGAGCCGTGGGCTTCCCGGCTGGTGCTGCAGGCCGGCGCGAAGGTCCTGGTGGACGAGAAGGAGCTGTGGGACGGGTCGCTGACGGGCAAGCCGGGCGAGTTCCCCACCACCATCCTGATCGTGAACAAGAAGTTCGCCGCCGCCCACCCGGAGACCGTGAAGGCGCTCCTGAAGGGCCACGCCGAATCCGTCACCTGGCTCAACTCCGCCGCCGCTGATGAGAAATCCACTGTCATCAACGCCGCCCTGAAGGAAGCCTCCGGCGCAGAACTGAAGCCCGACGTCATTGAGCGGTCCCTCAAGAACATCGTGTTCACCGTGGATCCGCTGGCCGGCGCGTACAAGAAGCTGCTGCAGGACGGCGTGGATGCCGGCACCACCAGGCAGGCCGACATCAACGGCATCTTCGACCTCGCCGCCCTGAACAGCGTCACCACGGAAACCGGGGCCAACCAAGTCAGCGCCGCCGGGCTTGGCAAGGACTGA
- a CDS encoding MFS transporter: MGRVTEATNRAKNAAAGNPAGDPAKTKAPGRSRSDTAGTLVDAEIDELPAAEPTHVSGRRGLVYLGVCLVLIGLNLRTVFSSFAAVLPEIRSDAGLPGWAVVVLTTVPVTLLGVFAPLAPVLARRFGAERVLLGAMGVLTAGLLLRPLDLPGAGHLPALLAGTAACGAAIALCNVLLPGLVKRDFPHRLGLMGGLYTTAICASAALGAGFTYPVFAESGEWTAALWFWALPAAVVLVLFLPLAVRQRHPRHQAVADGVNVWRSAVAWQVTIFMVLQAMMSFSVFAWLAPILRERGVDGGTAGLIVSASIVLQMLGSLFAPALAARFRDQRAINTVVALMTGGGFALSIFGPLDFIWVWTGLLGLGQGSLTAVALTMIMLRTRDGHTAAHLSGMMQGVGYGVGSTGTLMVGQLHQATGSFAAAGVLFLVVGSLAALFGYRAGRDRFIGG; the protein is encoded by the coding sequence ATGGGGCGCGTGACCGAAGCCACGAACCGAGCCAAGAACGCCGCCGCGGGCAATCCCGCGGGCGATCCCGCGAAGACCAAAGCCCCAGGCCGCTCCAGGAGCGACACCGCCGGCACGCTGGTGGACGCCGAAATCGATGAGCTGCCCGCCGCCGAACCCACCCACGTCAGCGGCCGCCGCGGACTGGTCTACCTCGGCGTGTGCCTGGTGCTGATCGGGCTGAACCTGCGCACGGTGTTCTCCAGTTTCGCGGCGGTGCTTCCGGAAATACGGTCCGACGCCGGGCTGCCCGGCTGGGCGGTGGTGGTCCTCACCACCGTGCCGGTGACCCTGCTGGGAGTATTCGCGCCGCTGGCGCCCGTCCTCGCCCGGCGGTTCGGTGCCGAGCGGGTGCTGCTCGGAGCCATGGGCGTGCTCACCGCCGGGCTTCTGCTCCGTCCGCTTGACCTGCCCGGCGCCGGCCACCTGCCCGCACTGCTGGCCGGAACAGCCGCCTGCGGCGCCGCCATCGCCCTCTGCAACGTGCTGCTGCCCGGCCTGGTGAAGCGCGACTTCCCGCACCGGCTGGGGCTGATGGGAGGCCTGTACACCACCGCGATCTGCGCCTCCGCCGCCCTGGGCGCCGGGTTCACGTACCCGGTGTTCGCCGAGTCGGGGGAGTGGACAGCGGCGCTGTGGTTCTGGGCGCTGCCCGCCGCCGTCGTACTTGTCCTGTTCCTTCCGCTGGCTGTCCGGCAGCGGCACCCGCGGCACCAGGCCGTTGCCGACGGCGTGAACGTGTGGCGCTCGGCGGTGGCCTGGCAGGTCACCATCTTTATGGTGCTGCAGGCCATGATGTCCTTCAGCGTGTTCGCCTGGCTGGCGCCCATCCTGCGGGAACGCGGAGTGGACGGCGGGACCGCGGGGCTGATCGTCTCCGCCTCCATCGTCCTGCAGATGCTCGGCTCACTCTTCGCGCCGGCGCTGGCGGCCCGGTTCCGTGACCAGCGGGCCATCAACACGGTGGTGGCGCTCATGACCGGCGGCGGGTTCGCGCTGAGCATTTTCGGGCCGCTGGACTTCATCTGGGTGTGGACCGGGCTGCTGGGGCTCGGCCAGGGCAGCCTGACCGCGGTGGCGCTGACCATGATCATGCTGCGGACCCGGGACGGCCACACGGCGGCCCACCTGTCCGGCATGATGCAGGGCGTGGGCTACGGCGTCGGCTCCACGGGCACGCTGATGGTGGGGCAGCTGCACCAGGCCACCGGATCGTTTGCCGCAGCGGGGGTGCTGTTCCTGGTGGTGGGCTCGCTCGCCGCCTTGTTCGGGTACCGGGCCGGACGGGATCGTTTCATCGGGGGTTAA
- a CDS encoding class I SAM-dependent methyltransferase — MTDAVRSYWDAQAETFDDEADHGLADPAVRGAWEALLLPLIPEPGSDVADLGCGTGSLSLLLGSAGHRVRGMDLSGNMVDIARAKAAAAGVSAEFVVGDASSPALAPGSFDAVLARHVLWALPDPDAALARWTGLLRDPGTIILVEGLWGTGAGIPADRCVELVRRHRKNATVTMLGDPALWGKEITDERYLIVSTS, encoded by the coding sequence ATGACTGATGCCGTGCGCAGCTATTGGGATGCCCAAGCCGAGACATTCGACGACGAAGCGGACCACGGGCTCGCCGACCCCGCCGTCCGCGGAGCATGGGAGGCGCTATTGTTACCGCTGATCCCGGAACCCGGCAGCGACGTGGCGGACCTTGGCTGCGGGACCGGCAGTCTTTCGCTGCTGCTGGGCAGTGCCGGCCACCGGGTCCGGGGCATGGACTTGTCAGGGAACATGGTGGACATCGCCCGGGCGAAGGCTGCGGCCGCCGGGGTGTCTGCGGAGTTCGTGGTGGGCGACGCCTCTTCCCCTGCCCTGGCACCGGGCTCCTTCGATGCGGTGCTTGCCCGCCACGTGCTGTGGGCTCTGCCGGATCCGGACGCGGCCCTGGCCCGCTGGACCGGGCTGCTTCGCGATCCGGGCACCATAATCCTCGTGGAGGGATTGTGGGGAACCGGTGCGGGGATCCCCGCTGACCGCTGCGTTGAGCTGGTTCGCCGCCACCGCAAGAATGCTACCGTGACCATGCTGGGGGACCCGGCGTTGTGGGGCAAGGAGATCACGGACGAGCGCTACTTGATAGTCAGCACGTCCTAG
- the trmB gene encoding tRNA (guanosine(46)-N7)-methyltransferase TrmB, protein MSESPETPESAPAQTPEATPGSAADQPQAARPVTPGSQASFGTYGGRPVSFVRRGTRLQGRRQLAWEEHSDRWAVDVPRHIANTSVHPDYVFDAAAEFGRTAPLIVEIGSGLGDAVCHAAEENPDWDFLAVEVYTPGLANTMIKINSRGLSNVRVVEANAPEVLATMLPAGSVSEVWVFFPDPWHKSRHHKRRLIQPEFAALVAAALKPGGLFRVATDWSNYAVHVRDVMAGSADFVNLHDGERRGPESPLTQVWQSGVESLVGGAPVKEGRAPVSTEHTGPNEGVDETGGWAPRFEGRIRTSFENKAHEAGRLIFDLCYRRL, encoded by the coding sequence ATGAGTGAATCCCCAGAAACCCCCGAGTCCGCACCTGCCCAGACGCCGGAGGCCACCCCGGGTTCAGCCGCCGACCAGCCGCAGGCGGCCCGGCCGGTGACCCCTGGCAGCCAGGCGTCCTTCGGCACCTACGGCGGCCGGCCTGTCAGCTTCGTTCGCCGCGGAACCCGTTTGCAGGGCCGCCGGCAGCTGGCCTGGGAGGAGCACTCGGACCGCTGGGCGGTTGACGTCCCGCGGCACATCGCCAACACTTCCGTGCACCCCGACTACGTTTTCGACGCCGCGGCGGAGTTCGGACGCACGGCTCCGCTGATCGTGGAGATCGGTTCGGGCCTCGGCGATGCCGTCTGCCACGCGGCCGAAGAGAACCCGGACTGGGATTTCCTGGCTGTGGAGGTCTACACCCCCGGGCTCGCCAACACCATGATCAAGATCAACAGCCGCGGGCTCAGCAACGTCCGCGTGGTGGAAGCCAACGCGCCCGAGGTCCTCGCCACCATGCTGCCGGCAGGCTCCGTCAGCGAGGTCTGGGTCTTCTTCCCCGACCCCTGGCACAAGTCGCGCCACCATAAGCGCCGCCTGATCCAGCCCGAGTTCGCCGCGCTCGTTGCCGCGGCGCTGAAGCCCGGCGGCCTGTTCCGGGTGGCCACCGACTGGTCAAACTACGCCGTCCACGTCCGCGATGTGATGGCCGGCTCCGCCGATTTCGTGAACCTGCACGACGGCGAGCGCAGGGGTCCCGAAAGCCCGCTCACGCAGGTATGGCAGTCCGGGGTTGAATCCCTGGTGGGCGGCGCGCCGGTCAAGGAGGGCCGCGCCCCGGTGAGCACCGAACACACCGGCCCCAACGAGGGCGTGGACGAAACCGGCGGCTGGGCGCCGCGGTTCGAGGGCCGGATCCGGACGAGCTTCGAAAACAAGGCGCACGAAGCGGGCCGGCTCATCTTCGATCTGTGCTATCGGCGGCTATGA